A single genomic interval of Sceloporus undulatus isolate JIND9_A2432 ecotype Alabama chromosome 2, SceUnd_v1.1, whole genome shotgun sequence harbors:
- the GTF2H2 gene encoding general transcription factor IIH subunit 2 gives MDDEPERTKRWEGGYERTWEVLKEDESGSLKASVEDILYKAKRKRIFEHHGQVRLGMMRHLYVVVDGSRTMEDQDLKPNRLACTLKLLEYFVEEYFDQNPISQVGIIVTKGKRAEKLTELSGNSRKHTTALKKAVDMTCLGEPSLYNALNLAMQTLKHMPGHTSREVLVIFSSLTTCDPSNIYDLIKCLKALKIRVSVIGLSAEVRVCTVLARETGGTYHVILDESHYRELLMHHVSPPPATSGSESSLIRMGFPQHTVTSLADQDAKPSYSMAHLENSNDPGLTLGGYFCPQCRAKYCELPVECKVCGLTLVSAPHLARSYHHLFPLDAFQEVLLEEYTGERYCQGCQGEIKDQYVYICKACHSCFCVECDIFAHDTLHCCPGCIHKQPTGTPSSV, from the exons ATGGACGACGAACCTGAAAGAACCAAACGGTGGGAAGGAGGTTATGAAAGAACATG GGAAGTGCTTAAAGAAGATGAATCCGGATCATTGAAGGCTAGTGTAGAGGATATTCTCTACAAAGCTAAGAGAAAACG AATCTTTGAACATCATGGGCAGGTTCGACTCGGGATG ATGCGCCACCTGTATGTTGTGGTTGATGGATCAAGAACAATGGAAGACCAAGACTTAAAACCTAACAGGCTGGCTTGTACTTTAAAg TTACTGGAATATTTTGTTGAAGAATACTTTGACCAAAATCCCATTAGTCAG GTTGGCATTATTGTAACTAAGGGCAAAAGAGCTGAAAAACTCACTGAACTTTCAG GGAATTCAAGAAAACACACAACTGCTCTGAAAAAAGCTGTGGATATGACCTGCCTAGGAGAGCCTTCCCTATATAATGCCTTAAATTTGGCCATGCAGACATTAAA GCATATGCCAGGACACACAAGCCGAGAAGTTTTAGTAATATTCAGCAGCCTGACGACATGTGATCCCTCCAATATATATGATCTTATTAAG TGTTTAAAAGCACTTAAGATCAGAGTTTCTGTTATTGGCCTCTCTGCTGAAGTTCGAGTTTGCACTGTACTTGCCCGGGAAACTGGTG GAACTTATCATGTCATTTTAGATGAAAGTCATTATAGAGAACTGTTGATGCACCATGTCAGTCCGCCACCTGCAACTTCAGGTTCTGAAAGCTCCCTTATTCGAATGG GCTTTCCTCAGCATACTGTTACATCTTTGGCTGATCAGGATGCAAAACCATCTTATAGCATGGC GCACCTGGAAAATAGCAATGACCCAGGTCTTACATTGGGAGGATACTTCTGCCCCCAGTGTAGAGCCAAATATTGTGAACTTCCTGTGGAATGCAAAGTTTGTG GTCTTACGTTAGTATCTGCACCCCATCTGGCTCGATCTTACCATCAtctttttcctttggatgcctTTCAGGAGGTCCTTCTGGAAGAGTATACAGGAGAACG CTATTGTCAAGGGTGCCAAGGAGAAATCAAGGATCAATAT GTCTACATTTGTAAAGCTTGCCACAGCTGCTTTTGTGTGGAATGTGATATTTTTGCTCATGATACGCTGCACTGCTGTCCAGGTTGCATTCACAAACAACCTACCGGTACTCCTTCCTCTGTGTGA